In a single window of the Clostridia bacterium genome:
- a CDS encoding MMPL family transporter: protein MERLARGIVNHPKKIIACFLVITFIAVLLIPFVRINYNIADYLPSKAISTKGIKVMENEFEQAIPNLNVMVRDVSLLEALEIKERLSQVPGVGEILWLDDVLDLKKPIEMADEAVVEGFYKNRQALFSVVVEKGFEADVCEAFWEIIGEGAISGEAANLTDMQESAVSEVSLSVAILLPAIIVILLLSTTAWLEPLLFLITIGVSVLINMGTNIIFGEISFITNSISPILQLAVSMDYAIFLLNSFADFRTKEKDLKMAMVRAIMASMTTIAASALTTLFGFLALVFMNFRIGPDLGICLAKGIILSFISVIIFLPALALAGDRYLEKTRHRSLWPDLTKVCKGLVRGFVPLVIVVILMIVPAFWGQRQTAFLYGNSSDDLDRKIGYSNWLINQEFGATNILAFLVPRGEMAKEYELAVRLKEHPLVENVVSYTQSVDPLIPVAFLGKEISEQFYSKDYARLLVYSDLPAEGDLTFQTVEELNALASEYYDHYYLVGQSATLWDMKNTVDVDNVRVNLLAIIAIFLVIAFSFRSFSLPFILLLTIEVAIWINLSFPYFSGTAISFIGYLVLSTIQLGATIDYAILLTDTYLKKRQIMLRREALLAALSSAVKSILVSASILSFAGFTLFLTSSNSIVQDIGLLLGRGTLISMLMVICFLPACLTWGDKLIAKTTQGVNFLNEEGFSVE, encoded by the coding sequence ATGGAACGTTTAGCTAGGGGAATAGTTAATCATCCTAAAAAAATTATAGCTTGTTTTCTAGTGATAACTTTTATCGCTGTTTTGTTAATTCCTTTTGTGCGGATAAATTATAATATTGCGGATTATTTACCTTCTAAAGCTATTTCCACTAAAGGAATTAAGGTAATGGAAAATGAATTTGAGCAGGCGATTCCCAATCTTAATGTTATGGTTAGGGATGTTTCTTTGTTAGAGGCTTTGGAGATTAAGGAGCGGTTGAGTCAAGTTCCCGGTGTTGGTGAAATTTTATGGTTGGATGATGTTCTAGATTTAAAAAAGCCCATAGAAATGGCGGATGAGGCTGTGGTCGAGGGGTTTTATAAAAATAGGCAAGCTCTTTTTTCCGTGGTGGTAGAAAAGGGATTTGAAGCTGATGTATGTGAAGCCTTTTGGGAAATCATTGGTGAAGGGGCAATTAGTGGTGAAGCAGCTAATTTGACTGATATGCAGGAATCTGCTGTTTCGGAAGTGAGTCTTTCGGTAGCTATTTTACTACCGGCAATTATTGTTATTTTACTGCTTTCCACTACAGCTTGGTTGGAACCACTATTGTTTTTAATTACTATTGGGGTTTCAGTATTAATTAATATGGGCACTAATATTATTTTTGGTGAAATTTCTTTTATTACTAATTCTATAAGTCCTATTTTGCAATTAGCTGTTTCCATGGATTATGCTATTTTTTTATTAAATAGTTTTGCTGATTTCCGAACTAAAGAAAAGGATCTAAAAATGGCAATGGTTCGGGCAATTATGGCTTCAATGACTACTATTGCAGCTAGTGCATTAACCACATTATTTGGTTTTTTGGCACTAGTCTTTATGAATTTCCGGATTGGACCAGATTTAGGCATTTGTTTGGCTAAAGGAATTATTTTAAGTTTTATTTCGGTAATTATTTTCTTGCCAGCATTAGCCTTAGCTGGGGATCGCTATTTGGAAAAAACGCGGCACCGTTCTTTATGGCCTGATCTAACAAAGGTGTGTAAAGGATTAGTAAGGGGTTTTGTTCCTTTGGTTATTGTGGTTATTTTAATGATTGTGCCCGCTTTTTGGGGACAAAGGCAAACCGCTTTTTTATATGGAAACAGTAGTGATGATTTAGATCGTAAAATAGGTTATAGTAATTGGTTAATTAATCAAGAGTTTGGGGCAACCAATATTTTAGCTTTTTTAGTTCCACGGGGGGAAATGGCCAAAGAATATGAATTGGCTGTTAGATTAAAGGAGCACCCTTTAGTTGAAAATGTGGTTTCCTATACCCAGAGTGTGGATCCCTTAATTCCAGTTGCTTTTTTGGGAAAGGAAATTAGTGAACAGTTTTATTCAAAGGATTATGCACGTCTTTTAGTTTATAGTGATCTGCCAGCAGAAGGGGATTTAACGTTTCAAACTGTGGAAGAATTAAATGCTTTGGCTAGTGAATATTATGATCATTATTATTTAGTGGGACAAAGTGCTACTTTATGGGATATGAAAAATACGGTAGATGTTGATAATGTGCGGGTAAATCTACTGGCTATTATAGCTATCTTCTTGGTAATTGCTTTTTCTTTTCGTTCCTTTAGTTTGCCTTTTATTTTACTTTTAACGATCGAAGTGGCTATTTGGATTAATCTTTCCTTCCCTTATTTTTCGGGCACCGCAATTAGCTTTATTGGTTATTTGGTCTTAAGTACTATTCAATTAGGAGCAACTATTGATTATGCTATTTTATTGACTGATACCTATTTAAAAAAGCGGCAAATTATGTTAAGGCGGGAGGCTCTGCTGGCCGCTTTGTCTAGTGCGGTTAAATCAATTTTAGTTTCGGCTTCAATTTTATCTTTTGCCGGTTTTACACTTTTTTTAACCTCATCTAATTCTATTGTTCAAGATATAGGGCTTTTGTTGGGTAGAGGTACTTTAATCTCTATGTTAATGGTAATTTGCTTTTTACCAGCTTGCTTGACTTGGGGGGATAAATTGATTGCTAAAACTACTCAGGGAGTTAATTTTTTAAATGAGGAGGGGTTTAGTGTTGAGTAA
- a CDS encoding TetR/AcrR family transcriptional regulator: MTKKMDRRVKYTRALLKEALIELLQEKHISKISVKALCEKADVNRSTFYTHFSNQFALLSHIQNEVKNNLKHFLEQYIDDRMPITEQNLIGILEYAKKNKALFTVLLSENSDQAFQKDLIELVELIPFQYDIPLRKKEYILNFAITGCISVFHKWLREGAQESPREIATLVLQTIYRGLLSF, translated from the coding sequence ATGACTAAAAAAATGGATCGCCGCGTCAAATATACCCGAGCACTACTCAAAGAAGCCCTTATTGAATTATTACAAGAAAAACATATTTCCAAAATATCGGTTAAAGCCCTTTGTGAAAAAGCCGATGTTAATCGCAGTACCTTTTATACACACTTTAGCAATCAATTTGCCCTTTTAAGCCATATTCAAAATGAAGTAAAAAATAACCTTAAGCATTTTCTAGAACAATATATAGATGATCGAATGCCAATAACAGAACAAAACCTTATCGGTATTTTAGAATATGCCAAAAAAAATAAGGCCCTTTTCACAGTTCTCCTCAGCGAAAACAGTGACCAAGCCTTCCAAAAAGATCTCATAGAATTAGTAGAACTAATTCCCTTCCAATATGACATTCCCCTTCGTAAAAAGGAATATATTTTAAATTTTGCAATTACCGGCTGTATCTCCGTCTTCCATAAATGGCTCCGAGAAGGTGCCCAAGAGTCACCCCGGGAAATAGCCACCCTAGTATTGCAAACAATTTATCGCGGATTACTTAGTTTTTAA